Proteins encoded by one window of Kribbella flavida DSM 17836:
- a CDS encoding ATP-grasp domain-containing protein: MTQSKYTIIVDPLSTGQEYPAAFKEAGQIPVAVLSGLEPPPAYTTSWHPDDFEHVHYFTGDVAALAEELRQYGPEYLVPGAESGVELCDQLTEILVPGTGNVPELASARRDKWEMAEALRVAGVPRLRQIRTADPAEAERWLKENDLLGRRLVIKPPKSAAGDEVYVVFEHGDWRERFDRVLGRTNKMGLTNDAVLIQEYAEGTEYLVDSYTVDGKHSLVDVCRYTKISRGDKIGIYHRIDFLAEDDPEVQALWPYTQQVLDAVGIRVGCGHAEVMMTADGPRLIEVAARPAGGGHQMVSELATGDNHIKRTVAHRVRGEVRDGFDLVQHLRGIFVSAYRDGYFRNREVFDGIESLKSFHWMKILHDEDAVVPETVDLFTCLAWVILIHSDAQTLDDDYHRVLEMEAAIVIDAP, from the coding sequence ATGACACAGTCGAAGTACACGATCATCGTGGACCCCCTGTCCACCGGGCAGGAGTACCCGGCCGCCTTCAAGGAGGCCGGGCAGATCCCGGTCGCCGTGCTCAGCGGGCTCGAGCCGCCGCCGGCGTACACCACCAGCTGGCACCCGGACGACTTCGAGCACGTGCACTACTTCACCGGGGACGTGGCCGCGCTGGCCGAGGAGCTGCGGCAGTACGGGCCGGAGTACCTCGTCCCGGGTGCGGAGAGCGGGGTCGAGTTGTGCGACCAGCTGACCGAGATCCTGGTCCCGGGCACCGGCAACGTGCCGGAGCTGGCGTCGGCCCGCCGGGACAAGTGGGAGATGGCCGAGGCGCTGCGCGTCGCGGGTGTGCCCCGGCTCCGGCAGATCAGGACCGCCGACCCGGCCGAGGCCGAGCGGTGGCTGAAGGAGAACGACCTGCTCGGCCGGCGGCTGGTGATCAAGCCGCCGAAGAGCGCCGCCGGTGACGAGGTGTACGTCGTGTTCGAGCACGGCGACTGGCGGGAACGGTTCGACCGGGTGCTCGGCCGGACCAACAAGATGGGCCTCACCAACGACGCCGTGCTGATCCAGGAGTACGCCGAAGGCACGGAGTACCTGGTCGACAGCTACACCGTCGACGGCAAGCACTCGCTGGTCGACGTCTGCCGCTACACCAAGATCAGCCGCGGCGACAAGATCGGCATCTACCACCGGATCGACTTCCTGGCCGAGGACGACCCGGAGGTGCAGGCGCTGTGGCCGTACACCCAGCAGGTGCTCGACGCGGTCGGCATCCGGGTCGGCTGCGGGCACGCCGAGGTGATGATGACCGCTGACGGGCCCCGGCTGATCGAGGTGGCCGCCCGGCCCGCGGGTGGCGGGCACCAGATGGTCAGCGAGCTGGCCACCGGCGACAACCACATCAAGCGGACGGTCGCGCACCGGGTCCGTGGTGAGGTGCGGGACGGGTTCGACCTGGTCCAGCACCTGCGCGGCATCTTCGTCTCCGCCTACCGCGACGGCTACTTCCGCAACCGCGAGGTCTTCGACGGCATCGAGAGCCTGAAGTCCTTCCACTGGATGAAGATCCTGCACGACGAGGACGCGGTCGTGCCGGAGACCGTCGACCTGTTCACCTGCCTGGCCTGGGTGATCCTGATCCACAGCGACGCCCAGACCCTCGACGACGACTACCACCGGGTGCTGGAGATGGAGGCCGCGATCGTCATCGACGCCCCCTGA